Part of the Bacteroidota bacterium genome is shown below.
CCATGTGAAGCCACCGTCATCGGAATATGTATAGATAACATCGCTATAATTAAAGCCTTTACTATCTGTAACACCCTGCATAAAGGCATCACAGAGTACAAATAACCTTGTTCCGGTAGCACTTTTTGAAATTGCAGGAAATGTGAAGGATAAGAAATGGCCGGATTGTGAATATTTCATTGTCTTTGCTAAAAACGGGAAATTAACAGAATCGATAACGATTCGACTTGTTCTTGATTCACTATCCCAGATTCTGATTCTTGATGAGGCATAAGATATACTCGTACCGACAAATCCTGCACCCATAGAAACGATGTATAGTTTTTCGCCAACATAGCTCATGTCGAAACCAGTAAAGCCAACATATCCATTTACTTCCTTAGAAATTGAATCTTGTGGTCCCCACGTAACACCATTATCGTTAGATTCTTTGAAATAAATAGTATAGGTATCGGATGTACCTGGACTTCCGAACCAACCGAGAGCAACTTTGCCACCCGGACTTACTGCCATAGCCGGTCTGGCACCGCCCGATAATGTATCAATTGGAGTCCAAGCTTCAAATGTATTAACATTAAAGGTGGTTACGTAAACTCCACCTGGTGGGTTTTGTCTTCCGGCAAGAACAACATTATTTCCGTTTGCAGCAACCTTAACCATAGGCCAGATTGCCGAATTAGTAGGAAATTCATATTGTGCATACCTTGCATCACCAAAACCACCGAATAATAATTGTTGTAAACTGATGGTTGTGGCAAGTGGATTTTCTTCGTCGAGTGGAGTAGGATGAGTAGCATGGTTTACGACGTTGGTTAGATAAACGCCACCCACATTTTCAATTGTCATTTGTGGATATCCGGAACGAGGGAAGGGACCAATATTCAATATTTCAGGTGTCGTACCCCATGTTTCACCCCCATCGCTTGAAAAATTATATGCCGTTCTCCTTGATGCATTAATAACGACGGTGGAACCGGAATCGGTAGCAACCATCATTATTGCATGAACCTGATTTGGGTCGTTAGGGCTTACCTCTAAATAATCTATCGCACCTCCATTTGATTGATAATCCCAATATCCGGTTATCCCCGTAAAAACACCACGGCCACTTGGCGGTGCGAAATAATCAGGCATAACTTTCTTTGGGGCGTTTTTCATCACAGGATATTTAAAATTATCGTTTACAGGTCCTTGATCGATAAGATCTGATTGAGGAACTATTCGCATTACATCCTGCGAAAAAGCCATTCCTGTTAATATTAGAACAGCCATTACACTGAGAACAATTTTAAGCATGTTCACTCTTCCTTTCATTTGTTTTTAATTATTAGTTATTAATTAATTGTAGTAATAGTAATTATCGTATGAGTATCATTTTTTGTACTACTGAATATTTATCTGTGTTCATTTTAATAAAATATACACCGCTTGGAACATTTTGCGAATTCATATCTTTGCTATGCCATTCAACACTATAAGTTCCAGAAACAAAATAGTTATCAGTTAAAGTTGTTATACATTCGCCTAAAGTGTTATAGATTATAAGTGCTGCACGGGTTGAATTTTTAATTGAAAATCTGATATTCGTTGACGGATTAAACGGATTTGGATAATTCTGATATAACACAAAATCATCAGGAATTTGATTGCTCTCGATTTTCACATTAAGCGGACGAGCACCCCATTTAGTCAGCGATAAAGTTTTTACAGCTTCGTTCGTTATCTGAACCGAATTATCTAAATCCATTCTAACATTCACGGTAAAGCCACCGATTTCGTCTCGTAATTTAATGCTATCGCATACATTTTTAAGGAAAGCATTATTCCATCTGATAGTAACCGGATAAGTTCCTATGCCTGTCTGGAAACTAACTCTGTAAGTATCAATCTGTGTAAAACTTGTAAATGGGATATAATTCAAGCGTATCCCTTCTCCGAGGATCCCTGATCTTCGTGGTGGACTAACCCAACGCGCATCAAAATAACCGGGTTCTACAGGTGGAAGCATATACTCGCCTAATGCATTATCAATTCCGTGTGTAGCATTTGGATGAACACCGAAGCGGATCGTATCTCTTGCAATTCCGGTTTCAAAGACTACAAACGAGGTAAGCCAGCTTGCCGATTCATCGCCATAAGTTTTGAAACTCCACACCTGCGACCATCCGCTGATTCCCCCCTTATTTTTTGCTTTAACTCTCCAAAAATATCTTGTCTGCTCTGATAACAAACCTATTTTCCGTTCATTAGTTGTAATAGTAGTATCTAACAAAACACGATTTGCTAGCGAAAATATTGAATCACGTGCCACTTCTAAAAAATAGAACTCAGCATTCAATGCAGGTTCCCATTGTAAGGTTGGACGGAGCGAAATATTCGGAGCTTTATCCCTCGGTTCTTTCAATATAACTGAATCAGGAATTGGGAAACCTACGGTAGTAAAATTAAATGTATTTGAATAATCGCCGTAACCTGTTCGATTCCAGCTTCTAACGCGCCAGTAATATTTTTTTTCTAACCCTAATGGACCAATTTGTTTAGAAAGCCCAGAATAACTGCTATCTTCAAATAATGGTTCTGCAAAAGTAATAACTGTATCTATCTGATAATGATAACCCACACCCCGAATTGACGAACTCCATTGAACTGTAGGATTTGCAATTACATTAATTTGATTGTTTAAGGGCGATATCAATGTAACTATTTCGGGAGGAGTCAATACTGTTTTAAAATTCCAAACACTTGAATATTGTCCGGTGCCTACATAATTTTTAGCTCTAACACGCCAATAATACTGGATGTATGATATAAGTGTCGGAATTTGTTCAGATGTATCGACCAGATTTGTATTTGTATAAATTTTATTTGTGAAATTATTATCGAGTGCGACTTCAAGTTCATATTGTGAAGCATATTGAGTAGAATTCCATGTTAAAGTCGGCGAAAGTAATGCACTTGTATCGTTATTACCAGGAGCTACCAGTATTGTGGTCGATGGAACAGGAATCCGTGTTCGGAACCTCCATACAGCGCTGTTAGTAATGCCTGAATCGTTCTTTGCACGAACACGCCAGAAATATGTTGTTAAGGGAGATAAATTAATTGTTCGTGTTGTATCTGTAATTGTTGAATCCTGGAATATGATAGATGTAATATTTGTATCGCTCGATATTTGTAAATGATATTGTACTGCATCAAGAGTTTGTCGCCACCTGAAATTTGTAACAGGTGCAATACCCGTGTCCCGATGTGCTGGCAGTACCAGTTCAGGGACGGCAGGTTTATATAAACGTAAACCAAACGTCCTGCTGCTGGAAAATATTCCATATTCTCCATCGGCAAAGCAACGAACCCGCCAAAAATATGTACGTCCGCTGGGGATGAGGCTGATTTGCCTGAATGTATCGATTATTGCAGTATCGTTAATAACCACCTGCGTAAAGTTAACATCATTTGCTATTTGCAAATGGTAACGTGGTATAGCCACAGGTTTTCGCCATCTAAAATTAATTGGACGCGGTAAATTATTTGCAATTGAATCAGGAGAAACAAGAGTTGGTACAGGTAATGGCGGTGTAATAAAACTGTTTGTGTTCGAGAATGGTCCATATCCATACTGGTTGCGTGCACGCACTCTCCAATAGTGTTTCTTATTGTAATTATGCAGTACTACCTGTTTTATTACTTGATAGTTTTTTGTAGAATCATCAATAAGGGTGCTTGTAAAATTTTCATCCAATGCAATTTGATAATTATACGAAATTGCACTTTGTACGAAACTCCATATAAGTTCAGGCGTTACAACTTTTAAAACTGAATCCTTAACGGGAGTATAGGTAAGAGCTTTTAAAGGCGGTAGTGCGGGATACGGTTTCGAACCATATTTTATTATTCTCATCAAATTTAATTCAGGATCGGATAGAACCACAAATGTTGTTGTATCCATACGCCTTCGAGCTTCAGTAGGTGTTGTAATTTTTATACTATCGCACACTAAGTTTATTCCTACGGGCCAATAAAATTTAATTGGGTGGCCTTCAGCATTTTCTAGCGTACTACGATAATTAACTATGAATGTGTCTATACGTTCAGGGATGGAATATGCTCTGATATCAGTTCTTAGCCCATTACCAAAACAACCTCCAAGACCACTCCTGCTATCCTTCAATCGCAAATCAAAATCAACCGGATCCGGAGGTGGAGGTGGTAACTCTTCCTCTATCAGTCTAGTACCATCGTCAAAGTTTAACATTATTCCCACATCAATACAATAAGTGGCATTTGGATGAACACCGGTAAATAATTTTTCGCGGACGCCAGTGGCAACCTCTGCCCGATAAGGGATTATGAAATTGGTTTGTGCCGCTGCAATAAAACTTACTGCAAACAGCAGCAAACCAATTACAAAATATTTATGATTTTTATTCTGCACTAATTGTAGATAGGATTTTTAGAACCAATTACTTTATTAAAACTGCTTTCTTAACACTATTGAATATTTCGCCATTCTGGTTAACAGTATTCATTTGAATATAATAGATACCATTAGCATAATTAGTAGCATCCCATTTGACAGAATAGTTACCGGCATTCATTTGTTCGCTTACTAAAGTATTCACGCGCTGACCAAGTACATTGTAAACATTAATTTTTACATTCGATGTATTTTTAATTGAAAACAAAATATCTGTCGATGGATTGAATGGATTTGGATAATTTTGTTCTAATTTGAAGTCATTGGGCAAGCCGCCTATTTCTTCTACATTTAAGGTAGTTTGTGTAAAAATAGTTAATCTTACTAAATCTGGATCATCGAGAAGGAAAGATGTTTGGCTTAACATATCTACTTGATCTAAATCTTCAGTTCCAAATTCTTTCATGGTCAAAGACGTTATAGATGGTTCAGTTATTGGTTCCCAAGTAACAGTAATGGGCCATACCGCTTTTTGACCATCGTTAAAGACTAATCTAAAAGTATCTCGTATAGATTGGCTTAAAGTCCATTTTCGGATGTCGTAAGGTTTCACACCGGGACCGTACATTCCTCCTGATGGAAAACAATCATCAGTTAAACCCGTCGTTCTAAACCTGCCCAAAATAATGTGGAAATCAGGCGGGGCTGGAGGACCTTCTTGTTCGCCTAAAGCAGCATCTAAACAGTGTGTGGCATTCACGTGCCAGCCTAATGTAGCTGTATGAACAGCCGCGGGTGTATTTGAATCCGTAACCGTAAGTAATATTTTATATTCCTGAGAATATAATTTTGCTACAAAAAGAACCATCAAAATCGCCGCACTTATAACTTTTAATTTCATTTAATTTTTCCTTATAGATTATTTATTATTAATTTTTATTAACTGACTGAAGTTACGCAGAATTGACTTTTTGTCATGTTGAGCGAAGCGAAACATCTAAAAATAGCCTGAATTTGAGGTTTCAGATTCTTCTCCCGCTCTACGAGCGGGATCAGAATGACTCTTTTGCGTATCTTCAGTTACTTATTTCTAATTAGCTGTTCGCCCCGCCAGCAAGACGGAGCGAACAATTTTATTTCGCGTAGTAGAGACGACTCGTCGAGTCGTCTCTACCGTGAATTGAAACTACTTCATCAAGACCATCTTCTTGATTTGCGAGAATTTAGCTGCATTCTCGCCTACACCATCGGCAGTAATTTGATAGAAGTAAATACCGGACGATAAATTGCCGGCTTCAAATTCTACATCATTACGACCTTCGGTAAAGAGTTCGCGGTTAGCTAAAGTTGCAACTTCCTGACCAAGAACGTTGTAAACCTTCAAGGTTACTATTGCATCTTCAGGTAATATGAACTGAATTGTAGTCGATGGGTTGAATGGGTTCGGATAGTTTTGAGCTAACTCAAATATATCCGGTACTTGACTGTAATTGCTTTCGTCCGAAAGGTTGACTGAAATTAGTCCACTCGAACGTAAAACTGTAACATCCTTTAGGAAGTTTACGCCAGTAAGTACAGTCTTTGCCGCAAAACTTGCAGAATCAAAACTGCTGGAAGCAAATGCGGTATTGATTTCACGAATTGCATTATAGTAATCAAGTGCATCACCAAGTTTTGATGTCATTGCAGCACTTGCTTCGGCAGCAAGTACTTCAACCGTCTTACCTTGATGTCCAACAACTGAACCTTGGTAAATTAAATCACCAAAGCCAGGTTCTGTATGACCTTTGTAACTTGCAGCAATACCTAACTTTAAAGCTACAATTTCTGCAAACAACTTGTTATTGTGCTTTGATGGTGGTAACGATTTTTGTCCTTTTAAGAACAACTTCGTGCCCAAGTTAACAAAGAATCCAGGATCACCATCGTGAATACCGGTTTTATCCCTTAACGATTTTTGTACATCGCCCGGTTTTGCCATAAGTACCCAACCGGTTGTTTTGGGATCGCCAACAGTACCAACGAGTAAGCCACCATCGGCTGCGAAACCGCCACCCGCATAAACTTCGTTAATGAGGTTTGCATAAGTTGGTGCCGGTAATTCTAAATATTCAGTTGTTGGTAGAAGATTGATAGCATGAGCTGGTTTGGGAATTGTTGCACCAAACCATGCCTTCTTTATCTGTTGTGGTTTTCCTTTGGCGCTATAACCTGAAATTGTTATAGTTGCACCTGCGGCAACAGTGCCATTTGAGAAGTCGAACTTCTTCTTTGTGTCGCCTGCAACTGTAGTAAACGGAGCATATTCCATTGGA
Proteins encoded:
- a CDS encoding T9SS type A sorting domain-containing protein → MQNKNHKYFVIGLLLFAVSFIAAAQTNFIIPYRAEVATGVREKLFTGVHPNATYCIDVGIMLNFDDGTRLIEEELPPPPPDPVDFDLRLKDSRSGLGGCFGNGLRTDIRAYSIPERIDTFIVNYRSTLENAEGHPIKFYWPVGINLVCDSIKITTPTEARRRMDTTTFVVLSDPELNLMRIIKYGSKPYPALPPLKALTYTPVKDSVLKVVTPELIWSFVQSAISYNYQIALDENFTSTLIDDSTKNYQVIKQVVLHNYNKKHYWRVRARNQYGYGPFSNTNSFITPPLPVPTLVSPDSIANNLPRPINFRWRKPVAIPRYHLQIANDVNFTQVVINDTAIIDTFRQISLIPSGRTYFWRVRCFADGEYGIFSSSRTFGLRLYKPAVPELVLPAHRDTGIAPVTNFRWRQTLDAVQYHLQISSDTNITSIIFQDSTITDTTRTINLSPLTTYFWRVRAKNDSGITNSAVWRFRTRIPVPSTTILVAPGNNDTSALLSPTLTWNSTQYASQYELEVALDNNFTNKIYTNTNLVDTSEQIPTLISYIQYYWRVRAKNYVGTGQYSSVWNFKTVLTPPEIVTLISPLNNQINVIANPTVQWSSSIRGVGYHYQIDTVITFAEPLFEDSSYSGLSKQIGPLGLEKKYYWRVRSWNRTGYGDYSNTFNFTTVGFPIPDSVILKEPRDKAPNISLRPTLQWEPALNAEFYFLEVARDSIFSLANRVLLDTTITTNERKIGLLSEQTRYFWRVKAKNKGGISGWSQVWSFKTYGDESASWLTSFVVFETGIARDTIRFGVHPNATHGIDNALGEYMLPPVEPGYFDARWVSPPRRSGILGEGIRLNYIPFTSFTQIDTYRVSFQTGIGTYPVTIRWNNAFLKNVCDSIKLRDEIGGFTVNVRMDLDNSVQITNEAVKTLSLTKWGARPLNVKIESNQIPDDFVLYQNYPNPFNPSTNIRFSIKNSTRAALIIYNTLGECITTLTDNYFVSGTYSVEWHSKDMNSQNVPSGVYFIKMNTDKYSVVQKMILIR
- a CDS encoding T9SS type A sorting domain-containing protein, whose product is MKLKVISAAILMVLFVAKLYSQEYKILLTVTDSNTPAAVHTATLGWHVNATHCLDAALGEQEGPPAPPDFHIILGRFRTTGLTDDCFPSGGMYGPGVKPYDIRKWTLSQSIRDTFRLVFNDGQKAVWPITVTWEPITEPSITSLTMKEFGTEDLDQVDMLSQTSFLLDDPDLVRLTIFTQTTLNVEEIGGLPNDFKLEQNYPNPFNPSTDILFSIKNTSNVKINVYNVLGQRVNTLVSEQMNAGNYSVKWDATNYANGIYYIQMNTVNQNGEIFNSVKKAVLIK